The following proteins are co-located in the Chaetodon trifascialis isolate fChaTrf1 chromosome 14, fChaTrf1.hap1, whole genome shotgun sequence genome:
- the cga gene encoding glycoprotein hormones alpha chain, whose translation MKGELPLNMVTAATTMSSMKSAGLSLLLLSFLLYVAESYPNIDLSNMGCEECTLRKNSVFSRDRPIYQCMGCCFSRAYPTPLKAMKTMTIPKNITSEATCCVAKHSYETEVAGIKVRNHTDCHCSTCYFHKI comes from the exons ATGAAGGGGGAACTTCCTCTCAACATG GTAACTGCTGCAACCACGATGAGCTCAATGAAATCAGCTGggctgtctcttcttctcttgtcttttcttctATACGTAGCCGAGTCTTACCCCAACATTGACTTATCAAACA TGGGTTGCGAGGAGTGCACGCTGAGAAAGAACAGCGTCTTTTCGAGGGACCGTCCGATTTATCAGTGCATGGGCTGCTGCTTCTCTAGAGCGTACCCCACCCCTCTCAAGGCCATGAAGACGATGACGATCCCAAAGAACATCACCTCAGAGGCGACGTGTTGTGTCGCTAAGCACAGCTACGAG ACAGAGGTGGCTGGCATAAAGGTGAGAAACCACACAGACTGCCACTGCAGCACCTGCTATTTTCATAAAATATGA